TGGTGTAGGCACCGCAGGAAATAGCACCGTGCTCCATGGCCATCTCCTGGGCCAATTTTATTGACTCGTGGGTGTCTTTGGTTTTGATCACTAGGGCAATTGGTCCAAACAGTTCCTGGCTGAACACGTCTTTGTCCCGGCTAGCCACTTCATAGAGCACCGGCGTACAGATGCGCGCGTTGCTGAAGGCTGGGTTGGCAATCTCACAGGTATCCAGCAGGCTTTTGCCGTTCAGGCTGCCCAGTTCTTTCACCCGTTGCTGCGTGAGCGGGTTCTGAATGGCGCCCAACACATGCGGACCCGCTTTGGGGTTGTTGACCAAACCGGTCACGGCTTCGGCTAATTTCTGCACCACAGTTTCATAAGGCACCAATTCACCGGCCACTTTCACGCCAGTTTCCGGAATGAAGAAGTTCTGCGGCGCGGTACACATTTGGCCAGAATACAGCGTAAGCGAGAAAGCCAGGTTCTGCACTACCTTGTCCAGGTCTTCCACAGAATCCAGCAAGATGGGGTTTACACCGGCTTTCTCTGTGAAAACGGTTTTGCCAGACAAACCTTCCAGGTAATTCCCGAAGGTGGAGCCGCCAGTGTAGTCAATCAGTTTCACGGCGGGGTGCTCGGCCAGTTCTTTGGTGATCAATCTATCATCTGGGTCCAAGGCCAGCTGACAGATAGCGGGGTCAAATCCGTACTCGGCCAGCACTTTCTGCACTTCGGCAATGAAAATGGCAATTGGAAGAACGCCTTTGGGGTGCGGCTTCACAATCACGGGGTTACCGGTTACCAAACTGGCGTACATGCCAGGCACGGTGTTCCAGGTGGGGAACGTGGAGCAGCCAATTACCAGGGAAATTCCCTTTGGCACCGGCGTCCAGATTTTGTTTAGTTTGAGGCTGTATTTGCCCATGGGTTTCTCCCACACCTGTTGCTCCGGAAAGCGGGTAAGCTCCTCATACCCGGCGGCAATGGCCTCCAGGGCGCGGTCGGCGGCGTGCGGCCCTGAAGCTTGAAAAGACATCATGAATGCCTGCCCGGTGGTGTGCATGGTGGCGTGCGCAATCTCAAAGAAACGGGCTTTCACGCGTTCCAGGGTTTCTACCAACACCGCCGCCCGTTGCGCCGGTGATACCTTGCGCCACACATGGAACGCTGCCTGCGCCCGGGTAATCAAAGTCTCCGTGGAATAATAAGGATACGTGATGCCCAGCTTCTCCTGCTCGTACGGCGACTCCTCCTGCCCGGCCCAGCCTTCGGACTCCGGCGTGAGCAGTTCTGTGAAGCGCTGGCCCAGGTGTTTTTTATAACTGGCCAGACCATCTTGATCAGCGGTTTCCCCGTATATGGCCGGTGACGGATTCTCTGGGTATTGGGAAAAAAAAGTACGTTCATGCAGGGCCTGTACCGCCCGGTCAATTATTGGCTGGTGGCGCTGGCTCAAGTCGGCCAAAACCCCGTTTTCCTGTGAAACAGTTGAAATCATTGCTTATCTTGTTAAGGTATTAGAATGATGGTGGTCAACAAAACTTAAATCTAATCTTAAAGAATCTAAGTACCTACTAACGGTTGTTAGAATTTATTGACCGACATTGTTGTTGCACCTTCATCGCGCAACCATTTTTGTATTCAGAACACATCCTTCAATGAAAAAAATTTACTCCTTTTTAGTATACACGGCACTTCTCTGGTTGGTTTTGGCGCCATTTTCAGTTTTGGGCCAAAAAACGCCCAACACCTTGCCCCAAACGCTGGTGTTTAAATTAAAGCCTGGGTCCGTGCCGCCTGGTGCGCGCAAGGCGCTGCCAGCCAACGTGCAGCAAGTGGTGCAGCGGCTAGCCCCGCAACCGGCTGTCCAGAAATTCCCGAACGCTGCGCCAGACGCCCGCCTCCGGGCCCGGCAAGCCCAGGCCGTTGACCTTTCGTTGATCTACCAACTGCGGTACAACGCCAACCAAACCTTTGAGCAGGTTAAAAAGCAACTGCTGGAAACCAACCAGGTGGAATACGTGGAACCGCTTTACCTCAGGGAACCGCTCCACCAACCCAATGATCCCCGCGCAGATTCTACCGCGGGCTCCCAACGCGACTACCTTAAGAAAATCATGGCCTTCAAAGCCTGGGACATCAGCAAAGGAGACACCAACGTAGTCATCGGGATCCTGGACACCGGCGTGCGGTTAAGCCATGAAGACTTGGTGGACCAAATCAAATACAACTACGCAGACCCAATTGACGGCATAGACAATGACAATGATGGCTTGGTAGACAATTACTACGGCTGGGATTTCGCGGACGATGATAACAACCCAACTGCGGTCAACGGCCATGGCACCATGGTGACCGGAATTGCGTCTGCGGAAGTTAACAATGAAAAAGGGATTGCCGGCGTGGGCTACAAATGCAAGTTTCTGCCCTTGAAAGTGTTTGCCTCTACTACCAACAGTGGATCATTTGGCGGGTATGAGGCCATTGTGTATGCCGCTGACAAAGGGTGTAAAGTCATTAACCTTTCCTGGGGAAGCGTGGGGTTCCCATCGGCGTTTGAACAGGATGTGATTACCTACGCCGCCGTGAACAAAGATGCGGTAGTGGTGGCCGCCGCCGGAAATGAGAACGCAGACCTTGATTATTATCCTGCAACCTACTTAAACGTGGTATCTGTAGGCGCCCTAACTTCAGCAGATGTCAAGAATAGTTCTAATACTTACAGCTACAACATTGACTTAGGTGCACAAGGGATCAATATTACCAGTACCGGAAATGCTAATGATAGTAATTACGGCACGGGAGGCGGCTCTTCTTATGCCAGCCCCATGGTGGCCGGGGCAGCCGCTTTGGTAAGGTCCCATTTCCCAGACTTGAACGCACAACAGGTGGGTGAGCGCCTGCGGGTAACCGCCGATGATATTTACCACCTGGAGGGCAACGCCAGTTATTTTGAAAAACTGGGCAAAGGCAGACTGAACGTGTACCGGGCTTTGTCTGAAATCAATGCGAAGGCGGCGCGCGCGACGGCGTGGGAATGGGAGAATAATGCTCTGTTAATGCCTGGGTCTACGGTGAACCTGTTTACCACTTTCAAAAATTTCCTGGCACCGTTGAGCTCCCTGACGGTCAAAATCACGTCAACCAGCGAGTACCTGGAAGTGGTGCAGGGCCAGCGCACTATTGGCAGCATGGCGACGTTGGCCTCGGCTAGTAATTCTTCGGCGCCCTTTGTTTTGCGGGTGAAGGAGAATGCACCTATGAACGCTGCGGCAGCTATACGGTTTGAGTTCACTGACGGCACGTATTCAGATTTCCAGTACGTAAAACTAATTCTCAATCCCAATTTTGTGGTGACAGATGCCAATGATTTGTTTGTCTCTGTGTTTAACCATGGCAACCTGGCCTATGACGGTGTAAATTACCGGGTGGGCCAAGGCGTGAAATACAACGGTAACTCCAACAACCTGTTGGCCGAGGGCGGCCTGATGCTGGGCTATTCTGCCACTCAGGTATCAGACAACATCCGGAACGAGAAAGGCACCACTGACAAAGATTTTTATGCGGTCACGGCGCTGCAGCGCAAATTAACATCGCCGTTTGCCACGTTTGAGGCCAACAACCTGTTTGAAGATTCCCTGAATGTGCGCAAACCCATGAGCATGCGCGTGCAGCAGAATGTATTGGCCTGGGCCCAAGCTCCGTCTAAAGATGAAGATTTTGTGGTACTGGAATACATTCTGACCAACCGCACCGAAAACGCCATGCCCACCACCTACGCCGGCCTGTATGCCGACTGGGACGTGGTACAACCGTCCAAAAACGTGACCGAATGGGACAGCCAACACAAAATGGGCATCATCAGGCCCGTTTCTGACACGGTGGTGTGGACCGCTATTCAACTCCTCAGTGCTGGTACCGCCAACTTTTACGGTTTGGAGAACAGCACTATTGTACCAGGTACCATTACCATAACTGATGGCTTCACTCCCGCCGAGAAGTACCAAGCACTTTCTGGCGGTGTGCAACGAACCAAAGTTGGTGGCACCGATGGTCTGGACGTATCTTATGTGATTTCCTCATCGGTTAAACCATTGGCACCGGCTGGGCAAGACACGGTGGCTTTCGCGGTCCTGGCGGCGCCTTCGCGGGCGGCTCTTAAACAAACAGCGGCGGCGGCACTGGCCAAATACCAGCAATTCAAGGCGGCCAGAATTATTACCAGTTCTCCTGCTGAACTACTGGCCAACGGCCTTCAACTTTACCCCAACCCCAGTGCCGGCCGCTTCAAGGTGACCCTGCCGGTTGGGTTGCAGGCAAGCGTGGTGGGTTGGCAAGTAGTCAACAGCCAAGGACAGTTTGTAGCACAAGGCCAAACCCAAGGAACTGCTACTTTAAATATAACGCTGGAGAACCAGGCGGCTGGTCTTTACTTCCTGAAACTCTCTACTCCTACTGGTATAGTGACCCGGAAGTTCATTCTGCAGAAGTAATCCTCCAATCCTATTTTCCTTTCCCGTTTTCGGGCTCATTTCCAGAAATGAGCCCGAAAACGGGAAGTTTTTTTACCTGTCAGTTTTTGAATAACGAAGACATTTACGCTTGAGGGATAGTAGCGGAAACCAGACTATAAATTAAAAATTAGGAATTAAAAGTAAAGAGTACGAGTGCTGAAGGGTGGATTAAATGACATTTCTGTTTTTGGGCTCATTTCTGGAAACGAAGCCAAAAACAGAAAGGGCGACCAAATGGTCGCCCTTTCTGTTTTATAAGTAGAACTTCAGTGAAGGAAGTGCTGCGCTTGGAGCCCTGTTGCTTAGGCGCCTGCCTGCTGCAAATTGATTAGGTTCAGGGCAGAGCCGGCTTTAAACCACTCAATCTGACCTTGGTTGTAGGTATGGTTGGCCTCAAAGGTGTAGGTAGAACCGTCTTTGTGCGTCAGGCGAACTTGCAATGGAACACCCGGCGTGAAAGACGTCAACCCGATTACGTCAATGATGTCATCTTCCATCACTTTGTCATAATCTTCTTTGTTGGCGAAGGTGAGGGCCAGCATGCCTTGTTTCTTCAGGTTGGTCTCATGAATACGGGCGAAGGATTTCACCAGCACCACTTGTACGCCCAAATGACGAGGCTCCATGGCGGCGTGCTCTCTAGAAGAACCTTCTCCGTAGTTTTCGTCACCCACTACTACTGAACCAACACCGGCGGCTTTGTAGGTACGGGCCACGGTAGGAACTTCGGCGTAGCCGTTGCCTACCACCAGGTGATTTTTCACGCTGTTGGTCTCGCCGTTGAACGCGTTGACCGCGCCAATTAACATATTATTAGAGATATTATCTAGGTGACCGCGGTATTTCAACCAAGGACCAGCCATAGAAATATGGTCAGTAGTGCACTTGCCCTGGGCTTTGATCAACAGACGCAGCCCGGTCATGTCCTGGCCATTCCATTGTTTGAACGGCTCCAGCAATTGCAGACGGTCTGAGGTGGGCGATACCACTACGCTCACTTGGCTACCGTCTTCTGCGGGCGCTTGGTAACCGGCATCCTCCACGGCAAAACCGTTCACTGGGAACGCAATACCAGTTGGCTCATCTAACATCACTTGCTCACCGTTTTTGTTGGTCAGCGTGTCAGTCAATGGGTTAAAGGTCAAATCACCGGCAATGGCAAATGCGGTCACAATCTCCGGAGAGGCTACAAACGCGTGGGTGTTCGGGTTGCCATCGTTCCGCTTCGCGAAGTTACGGTTGAACGAGGTGATGATGGAGTTCTTGCGCTTAGGGTCATCGGTGTGACGGGCCCACTGGCCAATACAAGGTCCGCAAGCGTTGGCTAGCACTACACCACCAATTTCAGAGAACGTCTCCAGAATACCGTCGCGCTCAGCAGTGAAACGCACCACCTCAGAACCTGGGGTAATGGTGTACTCGGCGTTAACGGCCAGTCCTTTTTCTACCGCTTGTCTCGCCAAGGAGGCTGCGCGGGTTAAGTCTTCATACGAAGAGTTGGTGCAAGATCCAATCAAACCAACTTCCAGTTTAGCAGGCCAGTTGTGCTCACGCACGGCAGCGGCAAACTGAGAGATTGGCCAGGCGGCATCTGGCGTGAACGGACCGTTCACGTGCGGCTCCAACTCGTCAAGGTTTATTTCAATTAACTGGTCATAGAAGGCCTCTGGGTTGGCATATACCTCATCATCGGCACGCAGGTGCTCGGCCACGGCATCAGCGGCTTCGGCAATCTCACCACGCTCGGTACCGCGCAGGTACTCGCTCATGGTTGGATCATAGGCAAACACTGAAGTGGTAGCACCAATCTCGGCACCCATGTTACAGATGGTTGATTTACCCGAACAAGAGATGTTGCGGGCACCTTCCCCAAAATATTCTACAATGGCTCCGGTTCCGCCTTTCACGGTCAGGATTCCGGCCACTTTCAAGATCACGTCTTTGGCTGCTGTCCAACCGCTCATTTTGCCGGTCAGTTTCACGCCAATCACTTTCGGGAATTTCAGTTCCCAGGCCATGCCGGCCATCACGTCCACGGCATCTGCACCGCCCACGCCAATAGCAATCATACCCAGACCACCCGCGTTTGGTGTGTGAGAATCGGTACCGATCATCATGCCGCCCGGGAAGGCGTAGTTTTCAAATACCACGGTGTGGATGATACCCGCACCCGGTTTCCAGAACCCGATGCCGTATTTGTTAGACACCGATGCCAGGAAGTCATAAACCTCTTTGTTTTCAGTGTTGGCATCTGCTAAATCTTGGTCAGCACCTACGCGGGCCTGAATCAAGTGGTCACAATGAACCGATGAAGGCACGGCCACAGTTGGTCTGCCCGCCTGCATGAACTGCAACAAAGCCATCTGGGCGGTGGCGTCTTGCATGGCCACGCGGTCTGGCGCGAAATCTACATATGATTTGCCCCGCTCATACGCCTCAGTGGCAGCGCCATTGTACAAGTGAGCATAAAGGATTTTCTCGGTCTGAGTCAAAGGACGGCCTACTGCCTGACGGGCCGCGTTGATGCGGTCCCCGAATTTGGCGTACACCTCTTTGATCATTTCTACATCAAATGCCATAGATTTGCTTTAGTATTATTATTTAGTACACTCTTAACGTCGCGCACAAAAGTCGCAAACAAAACACTTTTACACAAACTTTTAAATCAACGTATGGTTTCAAGGTTTTGCCCGGCAGAAAGCAGTAATTCAACCGCTGTCCCTTACTTTTGAACCATGAAACCAACATTTGCCCTTACCCGCTATTTTTCAGCCTTACTTATACCCACTTTTCTTTTCATGACGGCCTGTTCCTCAGAAACTTCCAAAGATAAAACCCTTTTACCGGGCAACTGGCGCGGGGTGATACAGGTGGCTGGCCAAAACATGCCGTTCAACTTTACCGTGGCTGAGCAGGAAGGCAAGCCGGTGGCTTACTTAGTAAACGGAGAAGAGCGAATTTTGATTAACGAAATTTCATACGCCCAGGACAGCGTGCACCTGGAGATGCACATTTTTGACGCCACCTTAATTGCCAAGGCAGACGGCAACCGATTGGCCGGCCGCTGGGCCCGCCGCGACATGGAGAAACCCTACAACCTGCCCTTCACCGCCGAACACGGCCAAACCACGCGTTTCTCAGAAAACCCAACTGCGCCGGCGGTGAATGTCTCAGGGAAATGGGAAGTTCAGTTCACCAAAGCAGACGGCAGCACCTACCCCGCCATTGGCGAATTTGTGCAGAACGGCAACGCACTCACCGGCACGTTCCTGACCACCACCGGCGATTACCGTTACCTGCAGGGCGAAGTTTCCGGATCCTCCCTCTCCCTTTCTGTGTTTGACGGCGCTCATGCATATTTATTTAACGCCCAGGCCCAGGCCGACAGTACGTTGAAAGGAAATTTTTACGCCGGCCTGGCCACCCATGAAACCTGGACCGCCAAGCGCAACCCAGATTTCAAACTAGCTTCCGCCGAAACCCTCACTTACTTGAAACCTGGCTATGACCGCCTCATGTTCTCTTTCCCAGATGTAAACGGCCAGCAAGTGTCTTTAACTGATGCCCGTTTTCAGGGGAAGCCCGTGGTGGTGCAGATTTTCGGGTCCTGGTGCCCTAATTGTATGGACGAGACGGCTTTTCTGGCGCCCTGGTACGCTAAAAACAAAACCCGCGGCGTGGAAGTGATTGGCCTGGGCTACGAGGTAAGCCCCGAGTTTGACAAAGCCAAAGCCCGCATTGAGAAGATGCAGAACCGATTAAAGGTGGAATACCCCTTGCTGGTGGCCGGCACCAAAGACAAAGAACTGGTGGCCAAATCCTTGCCGGCCCTTGACAAAGTGGTTTCCTTCCCCACCACCATTTTCATTGACAAAAAAGGCAAGGTGCGCAAAATCCACACTGGCTTCTCAGGCCCCGGCACCGGCAAGTATTATGAAGATTTTGTGCGTGATTTCAACAAGACCATGGATGAATTGCTGGCAGAGAAGTAAAAGTTTCTGAAGCATATGAAACGGAAGCGGCGCAGTTCTTTTGAGAGCTGCGCCGCTTCCGTTTTGGGGCTCATTTTCAGAAATGAGCCCCAAAACGGGAAATAGATTTCTACCGGACAAGCAAATCTTTCCATTTATCACTTTCAGCTACTTCCTTGAGCACCCGGTTTCTTTCAGCTAACAACGTGGTCATGTATTTTTTCAGGAAGAGGAAGTCGGCCAGTTTTCCTAGCATTCCGAGAGGCGAGGTGTAATCAAACAAATCAACCATGAGCGTGCCGTACGGGCTTTCTTGAAAATGATGCTCGTGCCTAAAGCGATTGAAGGCACCGGCCACCATTTCATCCACAAAAAAATGCGGAGGCTCCATTTCGGTGATGTGGGAGGTGAGCTGCTGGTACACCCCGAAGTGTTTCGCCCGCCACGTGACCCATTCGCCCAACCCCATGAGCCCCTGCGTTTTGCCCGCTATGGCTTTTTCATGGGTTTGTTGGGTGGAAAGCAGGTGCAGGTCAATGCTCCTGGAAAGGTCAAAGACTATTGGGCGCGGCACCTTGATTTCTGTCCGCAGTTCAATGACAGGCATAAAATTAACTTAACAGAAACTAAAGTACCGGCCGCTTCCGTTTTCGGCCTCATTTTCAGAAATGAGCCCGAAAACGGAAGCCGAACGAGCGCTTTTTAAAAGAGCAGTACCTATCTCA
This region of Rufibacter sp. LB8 genomic DNA includes:
- the paaN gene encoding phenylacetic acid degradation protein PaaN codes for the protein MISTVSQENGVLADLSQRHQPIIDRAVQALHERTFFSQYPENPSPAIYGETADQDGLASYKKHLGQRFTELLTPESEGWAGQEESPYEQEKLGITYPYYSTETLITRAQAAFHVWRKVSPAQRAAVLVETLERVKARFFEIAHATMHTTGQAFMMSFQASGPHAADRALEAIAAGYEELTRFPEQQVWEKPMGKYSLKLNKIWTPVPKGISLVIGCSTFPTWNTVPGMYASLVTGNPVIVKPHPKGVLPIAIFIAEVQKVLAEYGFDPAICQLALDPDDRLITKELAEHPAVKLIDYTGGSTFGNYLEGLSGKTVFTEKAGVNPILLDSVEDLDKVVQNLAFSLTLYSGQMCTAPQNFFIPETGVKVAGELVPYETVVQKLAEAVTGLVNNPKAGPHVLGAIQNPLTQQRVKELGSLNGKSLLDTCEIANPAFSNARICTPVLYEVASRDKDVFSQELFGPIALVIKTKDTHESIKLAQEMAMEHGAISCGAYTTDPALKAEIMDQMGLAGTPVSFNLTGGIYVNQNAAFSDFHVTGGNPAGNASFTNPEFMVKRFTWVGFREPAAV
- a CDS encoding S8 family peptidase; its protein translation is MKKIYSFLVYTALLWLVLAPFSVLGQKTPNTLPQTLVFKLKPGSVPPGARKALPANVQQVVQRLAPQPAVQKFPNAAPDARLRARQAQAVDLSLIYQLRYNANQTFEQVKKQLLETNQVEYVEPLYLREPLHQPNDPRADSTAGSQRDYLKKIMAFKAWDISKGDTNVVIGILDTGVRLSHEDLVDQIKYNYADPIDGIDNDNDGLVDNYYGWDFADDDNNPTAVNGHGTMVTGIASAEVNNEKGIAGVGYKCKFLPLKVFASTTNSGSFGGYEAIVYAADKGCKVINLSWGSVGFPSAFEQDVITYAAVNKDAVVVAAAGNENADLDYYPATYLNVVSVGALTSADVKNSSNTYSYNIDLGAQGINITSTGNANDSNYGTGGGSSYASPMVAGAAALVRSHFPDLNAQQVGERLRVTADDIYHLEGNASYFEKLGKGRLNVYRALSEINAKAARATAWEWENNALLMPGSTVNLFTTFKNFLAPLSSLTVKITSTSEYLEVVQGQRTIGSMATLASASNSSAPFVLRVKENAPMNAAAAIRFEFTDGTYSDFQYVKLILNPNFVVTDANDLFVSVFNHGNLAYDGVNYRVGQGVKYNGNSNNLLAEGGLMLGYSATQVSDNIRNEKGTTDKDFYAVTALQRKLTSPFATFEANNLFEDSLNVRKPMSMRVQQNVLAWAQAPSKDEDFVVLEYILTNRTENAMPTTYAGLYADWDVVQPSKNVTEWDSQHKMGIIRPVSDTVVWTAIQLLSAGTANFYGLENSTIVPGTITITDGFTPAEKYQALSGGVQRTKVGGTDGLDVSYVISSSVKPLAPAGQDTVAFAVLAAPSRAALKQTAAAALAKYQQFKAARIITSSPAELLANGLQLYPNPSAGRFKVTLPVGLQASVVGWQVVNSQGQFVAQGQTQGTATLNITLENQAAGLYFLKLSTPTGIVTRKFILQK
- a CDS encoding aconitate hydratase; amino-acid sequence: MAFDVEMIKEVYAKFGDRINAARQAVGRPLTQTEKILYAHLYNGAATEAYERGKSYVDFAPDRVAMQDATAQMALLQFMQAGRPTVAVPSSVHCDHLIQARVGADQDLADANTENKEVYDFLASVSNKYGIGFWKPGAGIIHTVVFENYAFPGGMMIGTDSHTPNAGGLGMIAIGVGGADAVDVMAGMAWELKFPKVIGVKLTGKMSGWTAAKDVILKVAGILTVKGGTGAIVEYFGEGARNISCSGKSTICNMGAEIGATTSVFAYDPTMSEYLRGTERGEIAEAADAVAEHLRADDEVYANPEAFYDQLIEINLDELEPHVNGPFTPDAAWPISQFAAAVREHNWPAKLEVGLIGSCTNSSYEDLTRAASLARQAVEKGLAVNAEYTITPGSEVVRFTAERDGILETFSEIGGVVLANACGPCIGQWARHTDDPKRKNSIITSFNRNFAKRNDGNPNTHAFVASPEIVTAFAIAGDLTFNPLTDTLTNKNGEQVMLDEPTGIAFPVNGFAVEDAGYQAPAEDGSQVSVVVSPTSDRLQLLEPFKQWNGQDMTGLRLLIKAQGKCTTDHISMAGPWLKYRGHLDNISNNMLIGAVNAFNGETNSVKNHLVVGNGYAEVPTVARTYKAAGVGSVVVGDENYGEGSSREHAAMEPRHLGVQVVLVKSFARIHETNLKKQGMLALTFANKEDYDKVMEDDIIDVIGLTSFTPGVPLQVRLTHKDGSTYTFEANHTYNQGQIEWFKAGSALNLINLQQAGA
- a CDS encoding peroxiredoxin translates to MKPTFALTRYFSALLIPTFLFMTACSSETSKDKTLLPGNWRGVIQVAGQNMPFNFTVAEQEGKPVAYLVNGEERILINEISYAQDSVHLEMHIFDATLIAKADGNRLAGRWARRDMEKPYNLPFTAEHGQTTRFSENPTAPAVNVSGKWEVQFTKADGSTYPAIGEFVQNGNALTGTFLTTTGDYRYLQGEVSGSSLSLSVFDGAHAYLFNAQAQADSTLKGNFYAGLATHETWTAKRNPDFKLASAETLTYLKPGYDRLMFSFPDVNGQQVSLTDARFQGKPVVVQIFGSWCPNCMDETAFLAPWYAKNKTRGVEVIGLGYEVSPEFDKAKARIEKMQNRLKVEYPLLVAGTKDKELVAKSLPALDKVVSFPTTIFIDKKGKVRKIHTGFSGPGTGKYYEDFVRDFNKTMDELLAEK
- a CDS encoding SRPBCC family protein encodes the protein MPVIELRTEIKVPRPIVFDLSRSIDLHLLSTQQTHEKAIAGKTQGLMGLGEWVTWRAKHFGVYQQLTSHITEMEPPHFFVDEMVAGAFNRFRHEHHFQESPYGTLMVDLFDYTSPLGMLGKLADFLFLKKYMTTLLAERNRVLKEVAESDKWKDLLVR